Proteins co-encoded in one Halodesulfovibrio marinisediminis DSM 17456 genomic window:
- a CDS encoding DMT family transporter: MFVGEIAALGTACLWGLSTYMHTNAAKLIGAWPLTLCRTPLVLFYNICIALVIGAEWVFPSQSIGWILLSGVLGLGIADTLFYEGCTRIGARTGSILWQMTPCVTAVIAFFTLGESLTLLNIAGMLIIIFSVISITTKNDEQTDSPVDPKEWHYGFKLVLLSVLALGLSHVCIRKGLSYGLDPLMGSILRIAAAASCAWIAAAVMGYHHKITERKDNMAKAMKIIFVASFVGTTLGNWVALFSMKYAKAGIAASLISLTPLAIIMITAVHEKKTPSSRVVLGILTACGGSALLFM; encoded by the coding sequence ATGTTTGTAGGTGAAATCGCAGCACTCGGCACAGCCTGCCTATGGGGACTTTCTACTTACATGCATACAAATGCTGCAAAACTTATCGGAGCATGGCCACTCACGTTATGCCGCACTCCGCTTGTACTGTTCTACAACATTTGCATTGCGCTTGTAATAGGTGCGGAATGGGTATTCCCAAGCCAATCCATCGGTTGGATTTTGCTCTCCGGCGTTTTGGGATTAGGAATAGCAGACACTTTATTCTATGAAGGATGTACCCGTATCGGAGCCCGAACAGGCTCAATCTTGTGGCAAATGACACCATGCGTCACGGCAGTCATCGCATTTTTCACCCTGGGCGAATCACTAACGCTTCTGAATATTGCCGGCATGCTTATCATCATATTTTCAGTAATTTCAATCACTACCAAAAATGATGAACAAACAGACAGCCCCGTAGATCCCAAAGAGTGGCACTACGGCTTTAAACTCGTCCTGCTCTCTGTTCTGGCACTTGGCCTCTCTCATGTATGTATCCGTAAAGGACTTTCTTACGGACTTGACCCACTAATGGGCAGCATCCTCCGTATTGCCGCAGCAGCAAGCTGCGCATGGATCGCCGCAGCTGTTATGGGCTATCATCACAAAATTACTGAGCGTAAGGACAACATGGCTAAGGCCATGAAAATTATATTCGTTGCAAGCTTTGTTGGTACCACATTAGGAAACTGGGTTGCCTTGTTCTCAATGAAATACGCTAAAGCGGGAATCGCAGCCTCACTCATCAGCCTAACGCCGCTTGCGATTATTATGATTACCGCAGTCCACGAAAAGAAAACACCATCATCCCGAGTCGTACTGGGGATACTCACAGCTTGTGGCGGCTCTGCCCTGCTCTTCATGTAG
- the tyrS gene encoding tyrosine--tRNA ligase, whose protein sequence is MMDIQKQLEIIQRGCAELIDAEELKKKLEKGKPLRIKMGFDPTAPDLHLGHSVAIHKLRHFQELGHTVIFLIGDFTGMIGDPSGRSDTRPPLTREEVLANAETYKKQVFKILDPEKTEVRFNSEWFDKFGAADFIRLASRYTVARMLERNDFEQRYKNNTPIAIHEFLYPLVQGYDSVALEADLELGGTDQKFNLLMGRTLQGQEGQAPQCVMTMPILEGLDGVRKMSKSYGNYVGIDEAPADMFGKLMSISDELMWRYYELISLKSLEEIAELKAKVEAGELHPKTVKEELAEDIVTQYHGAEEAAKAREGFNSVFAKGQLPDDMPEHTCESGDASMPPVFLTDAKLTKSRGEARRLMKQGALSIDGEKCNSEDALPAGEYVIKLGKKRFLKLIVK, encoded by the coding sequence ATTATGGATATTCAAAAACAGCTCGAAATCATTCAGCGTGGCTGTGCTGAGCTTATTGATGCTGAAGAGCTCAAGAAAAAGCTCGAAAAAGGCAAACCGCTGCGCATTAAAATGGGTTTTGACCCTACAGCTCCTGACTTACACCTTGGTCACAGTGTTGCAATCCACAAACTGCGTCATTTTCAGGAACTCGGTCACACCGTAATCTTCCTTATCGGTGATTTCACCGGTATGATCGGTGACCCTTCAGGTCGTTCTGACACACGTCCTCCACTCACCCGTGAAGAAGTTCTCGCTAACGCGGAAACATATAAAAAACAGGTTTTCAAGATCCTCGATCCTGAAAAAACCGAAGTTCGCTTCAACTCTGAGTGGTTCGACAAATTCGGCGCAGCCGACTTTATCCGTCTTGCTTCCCGCTATACTGTAGCACGTATGCTTGAACGTAACGATTTTGAGCAGCGTTATAAGAACAACACCCCTATTGCTATCCATGAATTCTTGTATCCGCTTGTTCAAGGCTATGACTCTGTAGCACTTGAAGCAGACCTTGAACTTGGCGGTACCGACCAGAAGTTCAACCTGCTTATGGGACGTACTCTTCAAGGACAGGAAGGTCAGGCCCCTCAGTGCGTTATGACCATGCCTATTCTTGAAGGCCTCGACGGTGTTCGTAAGATGTCTAAATCCTACGGCAACTACGTAGGCATCGATGAAGCACCTGCTGATATGTTCGGCAAACTCATGTCCATCTCTGACGAACTGATGTGGCGTTACTACGAACTTATTTCTCTCAAGTCTCTTGAAGAAATTGCAGAGCTCAAAGCAAAAGTCGAAGCCGGTGAACTCCATCCGAAGACTGTAAAAGAAGAACTCGCAGAAGACATCGTAACTCAGTACCACGGTGCTGAAGAAGCAGCCAAAGCACGTGAAGGATTTAACTCCGTATTCGCTAAAGGTCAGCTTCCAGACGATATGCCGGAACACACCTGCGAATCCGGTGACGCTTCCATGCCTCCTGTATTCCTTACAGATGCAAAGCTCACCAAATCACGTGGTGAAGCACGCCGCCTCATGAAACAGGGAGCACTCTCCATTGATGGAGAAAAGTGCAACTCTGAGGATGCTCTTCCAGCAGGTGAGTATGTCATCAAACTTGGTAAAAAGCGCTTCCTCAAATTAATTGTTAAGTAG
- a CDS encoding TIGR00282 family metallophosphoesterase, with protein MRILFFGDIVGKPGRLILRKRLASLREEKGADLIIANGENASGGIGLSGDTMRELFGAGIDILTSGNHIWKHKEMYNLLNNEPRIIRPANYPQGAPGSGLVIHKLADGRKIAIMNLLGRTFMDDIDCPFKKVDELLASIPEDVCVRIIDFHAEATSEKKALSFYVDGKVSAVIGTHTHVQTADAMILEKGTGYITDAGMCGVEESCLGMDPKVIIDRFMTGLPQRFKIAKGSPHINGLFLNVDGETGLCTKIELIRE; from the coding sequence ATGCGAATTTTATTCTTCGGTGACATTGTAGGCAAACCGGGCAGACTTATTCTGCGTAAGCGCCTTGCTTCTCTCAGAGAAGAAAAAGGGGCAGACCTTATTATTGCTAACGGTGAAAATGCCTCCGGCGGCATTGGTCTTTCAGGAGACACAATGCGCGAACTTTTTGGTGCAGGCATAGACATTCTTACTTCCGGTAACCACATCTGGAAGCATAAGGAAATGTACAACCTGCTTAATAACGAACCGCGGATTATCCGCCCTGCAAACTATCCACAGGGTGCACCTGGCTCCGGGCTTGTTATTCATAAACTTGCAGACGGTCGCAAGATTGCGATCATGAACCTGCTTGGACGCACGTTCATGGATGACATTGACTGCCCGTTTAAAAAAGTAGACGAACTGCTTGCGTCTATTCCGGAAGACGTTTGCGTCCGTATTATCGATTTCCATGCTGAAGCAACGAGCGAAAAAAAAGCACTCTCCTTCTATGTAGACGGCAAAGTTTCAGCTGTTATTGGTACGCACACACACGTGCAGACTGCAGACGCAATGATTCTGGAAAAAGGCACCGGCTATATTACTGATGCCGGCATGTGTGGTGTTGAAGAATCCTGTCTCGGCATGGATCCGAAAGTCATTATTGACCGGTTCATGACCGGACTTCCACAACGATTCAAAATTGCCAAAGGCTCCCCACACATCAACGGTCTGTTCTTGAATGTTGATGGTGAAACAGGATTGTGTACAAAAATTGAGCTTATTCGCGAATAG
- a CDS encoding molybdopterin molybdotransferase MoeA: MKKDFFNVLSVQEFIQKLHSFTPLQANTVSIEKVDGCVLATDIIAEEDLPLASRSCMDGYAINASNIFGASEANPAYLESVGDIDIEKPASFTLQDGECAGIVTGGILPDGADAVVMVEHTESLGAGTIEIRKSLAPYENVMLKGEDATTGKPALTAGTRIRPQEVGMLAALGIQEIPVYSSPRVGIISTGDELIPIDEKPVVGQVRDVNSYTLAACARRAGATATTYGLVEDKLDSLKEALENALAENDVVFLSGGSSVGVRDLTVGAIEQIEGAELINHGVAISPGKPLILAKCGNKAIWGLPGQIASAQVVMFVLGMPFLRYLSGDTNAFDQSRWPSKQAELSRNVASKPGREDYVRVTVTEKDGKNIAIPVLGKSGLLKTMLQADGVARINADSEGIYEGTVVDVLFF, encoded by the coding sequence ATGAAAAAAGATTTCTTCAACGTACTCAGCGTGCAAGAATTTATTCAAAAACTTCACTCATTCACTCCGCTTCAAGCCAATACTGTTTCTATCGAAAAGGTAGACGGCTGCGTACTTGCCACCGACATTATTGCAGAGGAAGACCTGCCACTTGCCAGCCGCTCCTGTATGGACGGATACGCAATCAATGCTTCCAACATATTCGGTGCATCTGAAGCAAACCCTGCATATCTTGAATCAGTTGGTGACATCGACATTGAGAAGCCAGCATCTTTCACTCTACAAGACGGCGAATGCGCCGGAATCGTAACAGGCGGAATTTTGCCTGACGGTGCAGACGCAGTTGTTATGGTTGAACACACCGAATCACTCGGTGCCGGCACCATAGAGATCCGTAAGTCTCTCGCACCATACGAAAACGTCATGCTCAAAGGCGAAGACGCGACAACAGGTAAGCCTGCTCTCACTGCAGGAACCCGCATCCGCCCTCAGGAAGTAGGAATGTTGGCTGCACTCGGCATTCAGGAAATTCCTGTGTACAGCTCACCTCGTGTAGGCATTATCTCAACCGGTGATGAACTTATTCCTATTGATGAAAAGCCGGTTGTTGGACAAGTTCGCGATGTAAACAGCTACACTCTTGCAGCATGCGCACGACGCGCAGGTGCAACCGCAACCACGTATGGCCTTGTTGAAGACAAGCTTGATTCTCTGAAAGAAGCGCTTGAAAACGCCCTCGCGGAAAACGATGTTGTTTTCCTCTCCGGCGGAAGCTCAGTTGGAGTCCGCGACCTCACCGTTGGCGCCATTGAACAAATCGAAGGCGCAGAACTCATCAACCACGGTGTAGCTATCAGTCCGGGTAAGCCGCTTATTCTTGCTAAATGCGGCAACAAAGCTATTTGGGGACTCCCCGGCCAAATTGCCTCAGCACAGGTTGTCATGTTTGTTCTCGGCATGCCGTTTTTGCGATACCTTAGTGGGGACACCAACGCATTTGATCAATCCCGCTGGCCATCCAAGCAGGCAGAACTCAGCCGCAACGTGGCATCTAAACCGGGACGTGAGGACTATGTGCGGGTAACTGTCACAGAAAAAGATGGAAAAAACATCGCAATACCTGTGCTCGGTAAGTCCGGCTTGCTGAAAACCATGCTTCAAGCTGACGGTGTTGCGCGTATTAACGCAGACAGCGAAGGAATCTACGAAGGTACAGTTGTTGACGTACTGTTTTTTTAA
- a CDS encoding LysE/ArgO family amino acid transporter produces MLAPFFQGFGTCGGLIMAIGAQNAFLLSQSVRKNHHLIIALMCIMSDMLLIGLGVFSVGRIVASSPEVKIFATFFGAAFLLWYGFCAFRSACKPGVLTTSSDATRSLRSVVLTTLAVTFLNPHTYLDTVVLMGSLGGQFIGNGKIYFWIGGVCASAIWFGALAFGGQALAPLFRKPSSWRILDGTVCAIMWLIAAGLIKQGIALL; encoded by the coding sequence ATGCTCGCTCCATTCTTTCAAGGATTTGGTACTTGCGGTGGATTAATTATGGCGATCGGGGCACAGAATGCCTTTCTGCTCTCACAGAGTGTTCGCAAAAACCACCATCTTATTATCGCGCTCATGTGCATCATGTCCGACATGTTACTTATCGGACTCGGTGTTTTCAGTGTTGGGCGAATTGTCGCCTCCTCACCTGAAGTAAAAATATTTGCCACCTTTTTTGGTGCAGCGTTTCTACTCTGGTACGGATTCTGTGCTTTCAGATCTGCCTGCAAGCCGGGAGTGCTGACGACATCATCAGATGCAACACGTTCTTTACGAAGCGTTGTCTTAACAACGCTGGCTGTTACCTTCTTAAATCCGCACACCTATCTGGACACAGTTGTCCTTATGGGCTCACTGGGCGGGCAATTTATCGGTAACGGAAAGATTTACTTCTGGATCGGCGGAGTTTGCGCCTCCGCAATCTGGTTCGGCGCTCTCGCTTTTGGGGGACAGGCTCTTGCACCACTATTCCGCAAGCCTTCTTCATGGCGAATCCTTGATGGCACGGTGTGCGCAATCATGTGGCTTATCGCTGCAGGACTCATCAAACAAGGTATCGCGCTCTTATAA
- a CDS encoding LysR family transcriptional regulator ArgP → MIDYKQLEAFAAVVENGGFEKAATVLHITQSAVSQRIRLLEDRIGAMLIVRSTPVQPTAMGQKLLGHYKQVSLMEQDLFEDTLGKTAEDYITVPVGINADSLATWIPDTLQELLTTTNILVDIRLGDQDKTHDMLKNGEVVGCVSSQPGPMQGCKTVYLGKMIYVCCATPSFAAQWFPDGFTPDAVRAAPILTYDRTDEMNNEMLGRYAIRAGEFPTHYVPDSHMFVDMCKKGLGYGMIPSLQIEEELKTKQLIPIVEYSVTVQLYWHCWNLQTRHITMLTDAFEKVAKLHLSR, encoded by the coding sequence ATGATCGATTACAAACAGCTTGAAGCCTTTGCTGCCGTTGTAGAAAATGGCGGTTTTGAAAAAGCGGCAACCGTGCTGCATATTACGCAGTCTGCGGTTTCTCAGCGTATCCGGTTACTTGAAGATAGGATCGGCGCTATGCTTATTGTCCGCTCTACTCCGGTGCAGCCTACAGCGATGGGGCAGAAACTGCTCGGGCATTATAAACAGGTAAGCCTTATGGAACAGGATCTGTTTGAGGATACTCTGGGTAAAACAGCTGAAGATTATATAACAGTACCTGTAGGTATTAACGCCGACAGCCTTGCTACATGGATTCCCGATACATTGCAGGAACTCCTGACCACTACAAATATTCTTGTAGACATCCGGTTGGGGGATCAGGACAAAACGCATGATATGCTTAAAAACGGGGAAGTGGTAGGGTGTGTCAGCTCTCAGCCGGGGCCTATGCAGGGATGTAAGACTGTATATCTTGGTAAGATGATCTATGTATGCTGTGCGACACCTAGTTTTGCTGCTCAATGGTTTCCTGACGGGTTTACACCTGACGCAGTGCGTGCTGCGCCTATCCTTACGTATGATCGCACTGACGAAATGAACAACGAGATGTTGGGACGTTATGCCATCCGTGCCGGTGAGTTTCCGACACACTACGTACCGGATTCTCATATGTTTGTGGATATGTGTAAAAAAGGGCTTGGGTACGGGATGATTCCAAGCTTACAGATTGAAGAAGAGCTAAAGACAAAACAGCTTATTCCGATAGTAGAGTATTCTGTGACCGTACAGCTGTATTGGCATTGCTGGAACTTACAAACACGCCATATTACGATGCTTACGGATGCGTTTGAAAAAGTCGCTAAGCTGCATCTTTCCCGCTAA
- a CDS encoding tRNA nucleotidyltransferase/poly(A) polymerase family protein: protein MTQPFKDAVGICKTIMRNGFDAYVVNAQLQRELLEDAKETELDIACEAPFDEIQRMFPNVIEGSERGVVALLKEADVTYRFYPTDVEDASHPEESIARITPHLLKRMEEKYGSIPAQYACPYVPGSEMYEGFEDIATGVVKFTGIAHETLRRNYLLGIRALRFAANYDLPIEQNTWIAIVKGSSRILDYVPSHSIMEEWRKVEAENMWRFVELLFDSMILHGLIPEIAALSRCTQIKNEETGEEQTVFEHTIETMRHYPEELPFDWFGTFAVLCSNVGKLYTAEFSNDTWTFNQFCRVGAKVTRKIMGRLSFLPQDIDLVCHLVKHHQFFHSMLTDKGIRRFRALDEYPRLIEMARADLKARDNAFNAFNHNMKWLERADTPEQMVEPFLNGNEIMEATSLKPGPHVGILRDELLKAQIEGKVNSVEEAIAFVRDYKM from the coding sequence ATGACTCAGCCTTTTAAAGATGCCGTTGGCATTTGTAAGACTATTATGCGTAACGGATTTGATGCGTACGTTGTTAACGCTCAGCTTCAGCGCGAACTGCTTGAAGATGCAAAAGAAACTGAACTGGATATCGCATGTGAAGCTCCGTTCGATGAAATCCAGCGTATGTTCCCTAATGTTATCGAAGGATCTGAACGCGGAGTAGTTGCTCTGCTGAAAGAAGCAGATGTCACTTACCGTTTTTATCCTACTGATGTAGAAGATGCGTCTCATCCAGAAGAAAGCATTGCACGTATTACTCCTCACTTGTTGAAACGCATGGAAGAGAAGTATGGCAGCATTCCGGCCCAGTACGCATGTCCGTATGTTCCTGGTTCAGAAATGTACGAAGGCTTTGAAGACATCGCTACCGGTGTTGTTAAGTTTACAGGTATTGCGCACGAAACATTACGCCGTAACTACCTGCTCGGCATTCGTGCTCTGCGTTTTGCTGCTAACTACGACCTGCCAATCGAGCAGAATACTTGGATTGCCATCGTAAAAGGCTCTTCCCGTATTCTTGATTACGTGCCTTCCCATAGCATTATGGAAGAGTGGCGTAAGGTTGAAGCTGAGAACATGTGGCGTTTTGTTGAACTTCTGTTTGATTCCATGATCCTGCATGGTCTGATTCCGGAAATCGCAGCACTTTCCCGTTGTACTCAGATTAAAAATGAAGAAACCGGCGAAGAGCAGACTGTATTCGAGCACACCATCGAAACAATGCGTCATTACCCTGAAGAATTACCGTTCGACTGGTTCGGTACCTTTGCGGTTCTTTGCAGCAATGTAGGTAAACTTTACACTGCAGAATTTAGTAATGACACATGGACCTTTAACCAGTTCTGTCGTGTTGGTGCTAAAGTAACCAGAAAGATCATGGGACGCCTGTCATTCCTGCCGCAGGATATCGATCTTGTGTGTCACCTTGTTAAGCATCATCAGTTCTTCCACAGCATGCTGACTGATAAAGGTATCCGTCGTTTCCGTGCTCTTGACGAATATCCACGTCTCATTGAGATGGCTCGTGCGGACCTTAAAGCCCGTGACAATGCCTTTAACGCATTCAACCATAACATGAAGTGGCTTGAGCGTGCTGATACTCCGGAACAGATGGTAGAACCATTCCTGAACGGTAACGAAATTATGGAAGCAACCAGCCTCAAACCTGGTCCTCATGTAGGTATTCTGCGTGACGAGCTTCTGAAAGCACAGATTGAAGGCAAAGTTAATTCTGTTGAAGAAGCTATTGCTTTTGTTCGTGATTACAAAATGTAA
- a CDS encoding desulfoferrodoxin family protein: MSTRRQFLAGTAMLAGVSVVKAVPAFAWQFSMEKGIIYTNSQTGMWKGKEKSHVPIVDTKNLLVMMTTPHPMSQEHYIVRHTIVSEDGEVVHAKTFSWKDDPVSKAALKKKGKYVATSFCNLHDMWVKEFTV, encoded by the coding sequence ATGAGTACTCGTAGACAATTTCTCGCTGGTACAGCAATGCTTGCCGGTGTTTCTGTAGTTAAGGCTGTTCCTGCATTTGCATGGCAGTTTTCAATGGAAAAGGGAATCATCTATACCAATAGTCAGACTGGCATGTGGAAAGGAAAAGAGAAATCTCATGTGCCGATTGTAGATACTAAAAATTTGCTTGTTATGATGACAACACCTCATCCAATGAGCCAAGAGCATTATATTGTACGTCACACTATCGTTTCTGAAGACGGGGAAGTGGTGCATGCAAAGACATTTTCATGGAAAGATGATCCAGTATCTAAGGCAGCATTGAAGAAAAAAGGAAAGTATGTAGCTACGAGCTTCTGCAATCTCCACGACATGTGGGTCAAAGAGTTTACGGTGTAA
- a CDS encoding dihydroorotase: MTNLFISNGLLRGTSVDILVSGSTIVSVTPHGEVTAPEDAEVVDATGLIVFPSFYDCHVHLREPGFEYKEDIESGLSAAAHGGFGGVMAMANTNPTNDSASVTEAMLQRAQQTWPNGPYLYPIGAATIGLKGKELAPMGELAEAGCVAISNDGVPVGGAEMFRHCMEYAANFGLTIIDHCEDPTLAKDCHMNEGVVSEAIGVKGQPVVAESMQVARDILLAEFLNLPVHLAHISCKQSVDLIRWAKARGVKVTAETCPHYLILTDEILSNYSTAAKVNPPLRSEEDRLAMKEAVKDGTIDIFVTDHAPHADHEKEHPIEGAPNGISGLDSAVALTWTQVEDGTITEDDFIKLWAEKPAELFKLPLNTFAEGDIADFFLFDPNEKWEMTADAMHSKGKNTPFLNKTLKGRVKAHWLGGTRVV, from the coding sequence ATGACTAATCTGTTTATCTCCAATGGCCTGCTTCGTGGAACCTCCGTAGATATTCTTGTTTCCGGCTCCACTATTGTATCAGTTACACCACATGGTGAAGTAACTGCACCAGAAGATGCAGAAGTTGTAGACGCTACAGGTCTCATCGTATTCCCAAGCTTCTACGATTGCCACGTACACCTGCGTGAACCGGGCTTTGAATATAAAGAAGATATTGAATCCGGCCTTTCAGCTGCAGCACACGGCGGTTTCGGCGGCGTTATGGCAATGGCTAACACAAACCCGACCAACGACTCCGCATCCGTTACAGAAGCAATGCTTCAGCGTGCGCAGCAGACTTGGCCAAATGGCCCGTACCTCTACCCTATCGGTGCAGCAACCATCGGCCTTAAAGGTAAAGAGCTTGCTCCTATGGGCGAACTTGCTGAAGCCGGTTGTGTGGCAATTTCCAACGACGGTGTGCCAGTAGGCGGTGCAGAAATGTTCCGTCACTGCATGGAATATGCAGCAAACTTCGGACTGACCATCATCGATCACTGCGAAGACCCTACTTTGGCAAAAGACTGCCATATGAACGAAGGTGTAGTAAGTGAAGCCATCGGTGTAAAAGGTCAGCCAGTAGTTGCTGAGTCCATGCAGGTTGCACGCGATATTCTGCTGGCAGAATTCCTGAACCTGCCTGTTCATCTTGCACATATCAGCTGTAAACAGTCTGTTGATCTCATCCGCTGGGCAAAGGCAAGAGGCGTAAAAGTAACAGCTGAAACCTGCCCGCACTACCTGATCCTCACCGATGAGATTCTCAGCAATTACTCTACCGCAGCAAAAGTTAATCCTCCATTGCGTAGCGAAGAAGATCGCCTTGCCATGAAGGAAGCTGTGAAAGACGGTACCATCGATATTTTTGTGACTGACCATGCACCGCATGCAGACCACGAAAAAGAGCATCCAATTGAAGGTGCACCTAACGGTATCTCCGGTCTGGACAGCGCGGTAGCACTCACATGGACTCAGGTAGAAGACGGCACCATCACAGAAGACGACTTCATCAAGCTGTGGGCTGAAAAGCCAGCTGAGCTCTTCAAGCTTCCACTTAACACCTTTGCAGAAGGCGACATTGCAGACTTCTTCCTCTTCGATCCTAACGAAAAATGGGAAATGACTGCTGACGCCATGCACTCAAAAGGCAAAAACACACCGTTCCTTAACAAGACCCTCAAGGGTCGCGTTAAAGCACACTGGCTTGGCGGAACACGTGTAGTTTAA
- a CDS encoding aspartate carbamoyltransferase catalytic subunit yields the protein MPQEKHFIWPHKDLLDVSQLSLEEVTHLLDTAEQFHEINQRPVKKVPTLKGKSVVLFFAEPSTRTKTSFDVAGKRLSADTFSLSSSSSSLTKGESLKDTALTLEAMNPDVIVLRHKANGASQFIAERLDCAVVNAGDGCHAHPTQALLDNFTLRRAWNNEYKGKTILILGDVKHSRVARSNINLLTRQGVKVRLCAPRTLLPHTVHTWPVEVFHDLNKAVEGVDAVMCLRLQLERQQAGLLPDLNEYARMYCLTSKHMDMAVEGAKILHPGPMNRGLEIASDLADCNESRVLNQVSAGVATRMAILYLHATRKDKGA from the coding sequence ATGCCACAAGAAAAACACTTCATCTGGCCGCACAAAGACCTTTTGGACGTAAGTCAGCTGTCACTCGAAGAAGTTACTCATCTTCTCGATACAGCCGAGCAATTTCACGAAATCAACCAGCGCCCTGTTAAGAAGGTTCCAACCCTTAAAGGGAAAAGCGTGGTGCTCTTTTTTGCTGAGCCAAGCACGCGCACAAAGACCTCCTTTGACGTTGCAGGCAAGCGTTTGTCTGCCGATACTTTTTCACTGTCCAGCAGCAGCTCAAGCCTGACAAAAGGTGAGAGCCTGAAGGACACTGCCCTTACTCTGGAAGCAATGAACCCTGATGTTATCGTTCTACGCCACAAAGCAAACGGAGCATCACAGTTCATCGCTGAACGTCTGGACTGCGCAGTAGTCAACGCAGGTGACGGTTGTCACGCTCACCCAACTCAGGCACTTCTGGATAACTTTACCCTGCGTAGAGCATGGAATAACGAGTACAAAGGAAAAACCATCCTTATTCTCGGCGACGTCAAGCACAGCCGTGTTGCTCGTTCCAACATTAACCTGCTCACCCGTCAGGGCGTTAAAGTTAGACTGTGTGCACCACGCACGCTGCTGCCGCACACTGTGCATACATGGCCGGTTGAAGTATTCCATGACTTGAACAAAGCAGTTGAAGGTGTGGATGCTGTTATGTGTCTGCGTTTACAGCTTGAACGTCAGCAGGCCGGTTTGTTGCCTGACCTGAATGAATACGCACGCATGTACTGCCTTACTTCAAAACACATGGATATGGCAGTAGAGGGTGCTAAAATACTTCACCCGGGACCTATGAACCGAGGACTTGAGATTGCGTCTGATCTTGCTGACTGCAATGAAAGCCGAGTTCTTAATCAGGTTTCTGCAGGCGTAGCCACACGCATGGCGATCCTGTACCTCCACGCAACCCGTAAAGACAAAGGAGCATAG